From one Melospiza melodia melodia isolate bMelMel2 chromosome 4, bMelMel2.pri, whole genome shotgun sequence genomic stretch:
- the GPR85 gene encoding probable G-protein coupled receptor 85: MANYSHAADNILQNLSPLTAFLKLTSLGFIIGVSVVGNLLISILLVKDKTLHRAPYYFLLDLCCSDILRSAICFPFVFTSVKNGSTWTYGTLTCKVIAFLGVLSCFHTAFMLFCISVTRYLAIAHHRFYTKRLTFWTCLAVICMVWTLSVAMAFPPVLDVGTYSFIREEDQCTFQHRSFRANDSLGFMLLLALILLATQLVYLKLIFFVHDRRKMKPVQFVAAVSQNWTFHGPGASGQAAANWLAGFGRGPTPPTLLGIRQNANTTGRRRLLVLDEFKMEKRISRMFYIMTFLFLTLWGPYLVACYWRVFARGPVVPGGFLTAAVWMSFAQAGINPFVCIFSNRELRRCFSTTLLYCRKSRLPREPYCVI, encoded by the coding sequence ATGGCGAACTACAGCCATGCAGCTGACAACATTTTGCAAAATCTCTCTCCTTTAACAGCTTTTCTGAAACTGACTTCACTGGGTTTCATAATAGGAGTCAGTGTGGTGGGTAACCTTCTGATCTCCATTTTGCTAGTCAAAGATAAGACCTTGCATAGAGCTCCTTACTACTTCCTGTTGGATCTTTGCTGCTCAGATATCCTCAGATCTGCAATTTGTTTCCCTTTTGTTTTCACCTCGGTAAAAAATGGCTCTACGTGGACTTATGGGACTCTTACTTGCAAAGTGATTgcctttttgggggttttgtcctGCTTTCACACCGCTTTCATGTTATTCTGCATAAGCGTCACGAGATACTTAGCTATTGCCCACCACCGTTTTTATACGAAGAGACTGACCTTCTGGACTTGTCTGGCTGTTATCTGTATGGTGTGGACTCTCTCTGTAGCCATGGCTTTCCCCCCAGTTCTAGATGTGGGCACCTACTCGTTCATTAGGGAGGAAGACCAATGCACTTTCCAGCATCGTTCCTTCAGGGCTAATGATTCATTGGGATTTATGCTTCTTCTTGCCCTTATCCTCCTAGCCACACAGCTTGTCTACCTCAAGCTGATATTTTTTGTTCACGATCGCAGGAAAATGAAGCCAGTCCAGTTTGTTGCAGCAGTGAGCCAGAACTGGACTTTCCATGGTCCCGGAGCGAGCGGTCAGGCGGCTGCGAATTGGCTGGCTGGATTCGGAAGGGGTCCCACGCCTCCAACCTTGCTGGGAATCAGGCAGAACGCCAACACCAcaggcaggaggaggctgctggtttTAGACGAATTCAAAATGGAGAAGAGAATCAGCAGAATGTTCTACATCATGACATTCCTCTTTCTGACCTTGTGGGGTCCCTATTTGGTAGCCTGCTACTGGAGAGTTTTCGCGAGAGGGCCTGTAGTACCTGGGGGATTTCTAACGGCCGCTGTCTGGATGAGTTTTGCCCAAGCTGGAATCAATCCTTTTGTCTGCATTTTCTCCAACAGGGAGCTGAGGCGCTGTTTCAGCACAACCCTTCTTTACTGCAGAAAATCCAGGTTACCAAGGGAACCTTACTGTGTTATATGA